One part of the Salinimonas iocasae genome encodes these proteins:
- a CDS encoding amino acid ABC transporter substrate-binding protein — protein MRILFLLISVICSLQVDAKSFIVGAQNIHYYPHYDFQSNVDKGIGWAILEAYAEKSGHTFSYHAMPILRLQRELIKGNVDFVYPDNPKWYDAPGKRAQKYYSSPLVRALGGTIVHPEDSNQPIDFVKRIAMPLGFTPVNWQQRVDTNQTKLITVNDSVTALQMLQKGRVNAANLEYNVVQYITSITPELGPFTLAPDLPHDDIGFMLSTIRHPGLVEDLSTFIKRNPDVMKTIYTRYQLRLPQSILKSLREKQSQ, from the coding sequence GTGCGCATATTATTCCTATTAATCAGCGTAATATGTAGTCTTCAGGTCGATGCTAAAAGTTTTATCGTCGGTGCACAAAATATTCACTATTATCCTCATTATGATTTTCAGTCGAATGTAGATAAAGGTATAGGCTGGGCAATCCTTGAGGCCTACGCAGAAAAGTCAGGCCATACCTTCAGTTACCACGCAATGCCAATCCTGCGCTTACAACGGGAACTGATTAAAGGTAATGTAGACTTTGTCTATCCGGACAATCCCAAGTGGTACGACGCGCCCGGAAAGCGTGCTCAAAAATACTACTCATCACCCTTGGTGCGCGCATTGGGTGGGACTATCGTTCATCCTGAGGATAGCAACCAGCCTATCGACTTTGTAAAGCGAATTGCTATGCCCCTGGGCTTTACACCCGTTAACTGGCAACAGCGCGTAGACACCAACCAAACCAAGCTTATTACTGTTAACGATTCGGTCACAGCATTGCAGATGCTTCAAAAAGGGCGAGTGAATGCTGCCAACCTTGAATACAATGTGGTTCAGTACATCACTTCTATCACGCCTGAACTCGGACCTTTCACGCTAGCTCCGGATTTACCACACGATGATATTGGTTTTATGCTCTCGACAATACGACACCCGGGACTGGTTGAAGACTTATCCACTTTTATCAAACGCAATCCAGATGTAATGAAGACGATTTATACCAGATACCAACTTCGCCTTCCGCAATCAATCCTCAAATCACTCAGAGAAAAACAAAGCCAGTAA